From Triticum aestivum cultivar Chinese Spring chromosome 4A, IWGSC CS RefSeq v2.1, whole genome shotgun sequence, a single genomic window includes:
- the LOC123081693 gene encoding F-box protein SNE, which produces MGGPPAAPRQEEEGAVVVTELEVRVQLLASGGGGGGAYNINDNADILSEILARLDGRSLASAASVCRLWAAVSRRDAVWEALCLRHVGPASGPTAGHATRTVVAALGGYRRLYRLCLGPALDRLGRAGALAHAQARARLSLSLSLSLFSIDCYERLGGGSGATAGAGRQQPPSSLLFLCKPVDVS; this is translated from the coding sequence ATGGGAGGACCTCCCGCGGCGCCGCGGCAGGAGGAGGAGGGCGCTGTGGTGGTGACGGAGCTGGAGGTGCGCGTGCAGCTGCtggcctccggcggcggcggcggcggcgcgtacaACATCAACGACAACGCCGACATCCTGTCCGAGATCCTGGCGCGCCTCGACGGCCGCTCGCTCGCGTCCGCGGCCTCCGTCTGCCGCCTCTGGGCCGCCGTGTCGCGCCGGGACGCCGTCTGGGAGGCGCTCTGCCTCCGCCACGTGGGCCCGGCGTCCGGCCCCACCGCGGGCCACGCCACCCGCACCGTCGTGGCCGCGCTCGGCGGGTACCGCCGGCTCTACCGCCTCTGCCTTGGCCCGGCGCTCGACAGGCTCGGCCGCGCGGGCGCCCTCGCCCACGCGCAGGCCCGGGCGCGCCTGTCGCTCTCCCTCTCGCTGTCGCTCTTCTCCATCGACTGCTACGAGCGGCTAGGAGGCGGGAGCGGCGCCACTGCCGGCGCCGGCAGGCAGCAGCCTCCCTCGTCGCTGCTCTTCCTGTGCAAGCCCGTGGACGTGTCCTGA